A window of Citrus sinensis cultivar Valencia sweet orange chromosome 7, DVS_A1.0, whole genome shotgun sequence contains these coding sequences:
- the LOC102622003 gene encoding protein THYLAKOID ASSEMBLY 8, chloroplastic — MATSLHSNLTFLPSHHSPKHKPTIITTHHRLPIRCGPRSNRGPLVKGRILSTEAIQAVQFLKRAHKQNPQNPTYPPLSRLIKHDLLAALRELIRQGECAVAVHVFSTIQREYQQQDLGLLADLINTLAKSGLTGEVDCLIGELEEIDGGDGRGLSRVVRAVVEAGSKESTVRIYGLMKRSGVGCSWKVDEYAGKVLSKGLRRFGEEELANEVEREFCWVPGGSLENLSV, encoded by the coding sequence ATGGCGACCTCTCTTCACTCAAACCTAACATTTCTCCCATCACACCACTCTCCAAAACACAAGCCAACAATCATCACCACTCATCATCGTCTTCCCATACGGTGCGGCCCACGAAGCAATCGCGGACCTCTAGTCAAAGGCAGAATCTTGAGCACGGAAGCAATCCAAGCCGTCCAATTCTTAAAACGCGCCCACAAACAAAATCCCCAGAATCCCACCTATCCACCCCTCTCCCGCCTCATCAAACACGATCTGCTCGCCGCCCTCCGCGAGCTCATCCGCCAGGGCGAGTGCGCCGTCGCCGTCCACGTGTTCTCCACCATCCAGAGAGAGTACCAGCAGCAAGACTTGGGTTTGCTCGCTGATTTGATCAATACATTGGCGAAGAGCGGTTTGACAGGGGAGGTTGACTGTTTGATCGGCGAGTTGGAGGAGATCGATGGTGGTGATGGAAGGGGTCTGTCGAGGGTGGTCAGGGCTGTGGTTGAGGCCGGGTCAAAGGAATCGACGGTCAGGATTTATGGGCTGATGAAAAGAAGTGGGGTGGGGTGTAGTTGGAAAGTGGATGAGTATGCGGGTAAGGTTTTGAGCAAGGGGTTGAGGAGGTTTGGTGAAGAGGAGTTGGCCAATGAGGTTGAGAGGGAATTTTGTTGGGTTCCTGGGGGTAGTTTGGAGAATTTGAGTGTGTAA